The Gemmatimonadales bacterium DNA segment CGAGAGCATCGCCGCCGGCGTCGCGTTCACGCTCCCGGCCCTGATCTTCCTCGGTTTCAACCTCGACGTGAGCCGGGTTTTCATCGTCGCGCTGTGCGGCGGCATCCTCGGCGTGCTGTTCATGATCCCGCTCCGGCGGACTCTGATCGTGAAGGAGCACGGGAACCTGCTTTATCCCGAGGGCGCGGCGTGCGCCGACGTGCTGGTGGCGGGCGAGCGGGGCGGCCGCTTCGCCGGACGCGTCTTCATGGGCTTCGGCGTGGGGGCCGTCTACAAGTTCCTGCACGAAGGGCTCCATCTCTGGCGGGCTCAGCCGACGTACGATCCGACGTGGTATTCGGGCGCCCGGATCGCGGGGACCACGACGCCCGAGTATCTCGGCGTGGGCTACATCATCGGCCCGCGCGTGGCAGGAACGATCTTCGCCGGCGGCGTCCTGTCCTGGCTCGTGATCATCCCGCTCATCAAGTTCTTCGGCCTGCACATCCCGACGCCGATCTTCCCCGGCACGATCCCGATCGGCGACATGGCGCCCAACCAGATCTGGAACGCGTACATCCGCTCCATCGGCGCTGGCGCGGTCACGACCGCGGGGCTCATCACCCTGGGCCGCACGCTCCCCACGATCATCGATTCGCTGCGCGCCGGTCTAAAGGATTTCACCGACTCGCGCAGCGGCCGGCAGGTGACGCGCCTGCGCACCGAGGACGACCTTCCTATCACGATCGTGGTCGGCGGCTCGACGGTGCTGATGCTGGTGATCTGGGCGCTGCTCTCGTTCAACATCAACCCTGGGCACACGCTCGCTAACGGCTTTGCGTCACTCCTCATCGTGGTGTTCGGGTTCCTCTTCGTGACGGTCTCGAGCCGCATCACCGGCCTCATCGGCAGCTCGTCGAATCCCATCTCCGGGATGACCATCGCCACGCTGATGGCGACGTGCCTCATCTTCGTGCTGATCGGGTGGACGGGGGCGGCGTGGCCCGCGGTGGCGCTCTCCGTCGGCGGCGTGGTGTGCGTCGCCGCGGCAAACGCCGGCGCCACCTCACAGGACCTCAAGACCGGCTTCCTCATAGGTGCCACGCCGTGGCGCCAACAGGTGGCGCTGATAGTGGGCGCCCTGGCGTCGGTGCTGGTCATCGGTTTCACGCTCACCTACCTCAACAAGACCTATACGCGGCAGGAAGCCCGCGTCATCGAGAACGTCACCGTCACGGCCGAGATGAAGGACCTCGGCCCGGTGGACTTCAACGGCAAGTCGTACCACCTGCTCAACGTCCTCGGCTCGCGCACGATCCCCGACGGCCGGTACTACTTCGACCCCGCCGCGCGGCGCATCGAGTTCCAGGAGCAGCCGGGCATCGGCTCGCCGGACATGCCGGCTCCGCAGGCGACGCTGATGACCACGGTGATCAACGGGATCCTGAACCGGAACCTCCAGTGGGGCCTGGTGCTCTTCGGCGTGTTCATCGTCGTCGTGCTAGAGCTGTGCGGGGTGCGGTCGCTGGCCTTCGCGGTCGGGTCCTATCTACCCATTTCCACCACCGCCCCGATCTTCGCGGGAGGCGTCGTACGCTGGCTGGTAGAAAGGAAGACGGGCGCCGCGAAGGCAGGCGAAGGTGAAGTGTCGAGCGGCTCGCTCACCGCCGCGGGCCTCATCGCGGGCGGCGCCATCGCCGGCCTGCTCCTGGTGGGGCCGATGGACGCGTCCCGGACGGCGCAGGCGGCCGCCGCGCAGCGCGCCGGCCAGACCATCGCGCCCGACGCGGTGGCCTACGACATGGGCGCCCAGTGGTGGCCAAGCCTGGCGGGCAACAGCCTGCTCGCGCTGGTCGTGTTCATAGCGCTGGGATTCTTCCTGTACACTCTGGCGCGGAAGAAACTCGAGACCTCGGAGGGGTGATGATCGGGAGAAGCCCCGGGCGCGGGCCGGCAGCCGGGGCGGGCGGCGCCGCCGCCTAGTCGAGGATGAACCCGGCGCGCAACCGGACGCGATAGGCACTCTTCGCGATCCGGATCCGCGAGTCCGGGTACGGCGTCAGATCCACCAGCTCGATGCGACGGGCGAGGAAGACGACGTCCCTGGGACCCGACGTGTCGAGCGTGACGGTGATCGCGGGGCCGCTCTCGACCTTCGCAGCCCCGGGCACGTCACACCCCGGCCGCCCTCCAACGCGCCCCACGCAACGCCTCCGCGCATTCCGCGATCCGCACCGGCGCGCCGGGCAGCGCCAGCCTGAGGCCGAGTGCCGCGGCGGGCGGCGGCGCCAGCCCGAGCGCGCCGAGGGCGTCCACGTCGCGCAGCAGCTCCCGCGCGGGACTGTCCGCCGCGATCGCGCCTTCTTTCATCACGGCGATGCGCTCCGCGATCTCCGCCACGAAGCCGAGATCGTGCGACACGACGAGCACTGTGACGCCCTCCGCGAGGCGGCGCCGGAGCGCACCGATGACGAGCTCCCGGCGCTTGCGGTCGAAGCCCGCCGTCGGCTCGTCGAGCACCAGCAGGCCCGGCCGCATCGCGAGCACGCCGGCGAGCGTCACGAGTTTGCGAGCTGGAGCCGGCAGGTCGTATGGGTGCACCTCCGCGACTGCTAGGAGGTCCAGCTCGTCCATCGCCCAGGCTACGCCGTCCTTCGACAAGCCGAGAGAGAGCGGGCCGAACGCCACATCCTCGCGCACGGTGCGGGCGAACAGCTGCTGATCGGCGTGCTGGAAGGCGTAGCCCACGCGCCGCGCCATCTCGTCCGGCCGCTTAGTGCCCGCGTCCCAGTCGCCGACCGTGACGCGTCCGGCACTCGGTCGGATCAGTCCGACGAGCAGTCGCGTGAGCGTCGTCTTCCCCGCCCCGTTTGCGCCGAGCAGAGCGACGGATTCCCCGGCCGCGACATCGAGCGAGACGCCGCGCAGCACGTCCCCTCCGCCGTAGCCGCAGTGAACGTCCTCCAGCCGCGCGCCGACGCCGATCATCGCGCCAACCTCGCCATGAGTCCGTCCACGTCGAGCGGAAGCGGTGAGGGACACCCCGCCCCCCGCGCGATCTCCGCGACGTCCGTCCCATCCAGTGTGGCGGCCGGCGGTCCGTCCGCCACCACGTGGCCGTCCTCGAGCACGATCGCGCGGCTTGCCGTGCGGGCCGCGCGGTCCCGGTCAGGAGTCGCGACCAGGACGGCGACCCCCGCGGCCGCTAGCGTCCGAAAAAGAGCGTAGAGCACATCGGCGCCCTCGGGGTCCAATTCCGCCGCCGGGTCGTCGAGCACCAGCAGGTCCGGCTCGAGCGCGAACGCCGAGGCGACGACGACGCGCTGAAGCTCGCCGCCGGAGAGCGTGGCGGGATCGCGCGCGGCCAGATGCGCCACGCCGAGCTGCTCCATCGCGCGGCGCGCGTCGGCGCGCACCCGTTCGGCAGGCAGGCCGTGCGACGCGGGGCCGAACGCTACTTCGTCCGCGACGGTGTGGCAGATGCCGGTGAGCTGCGTCCAGGGGGTCGCGAACACGATGCCGGGTCGCGCGGCCAGGATCTCGCGCGTGCCGGCCAGCGTGCCGCCGGTGAGTCGCGGCGCGAAGCCGGCCGCGACCAGCAGAAGCGTGGACGTTCCTGCCCCCATCGGCCCCGTCACGCACGTCACCTCGCCGCGCCGGATCTCGAGCGTAAGACCCCTGAGCGCGGGCACTCGACGTCCGGGGTACGTGAACACCGCATCCTCGAGCCGCACGATCGGCTTCACGCTCCCGCTCCCGCGAACTTCGCCGCGTATGCCGCGATCACCAGGGCGGCCAGCGTCCACCGCAGCGCCCGCTCGGCCGGCAAGTCAGGCGGCGGATCCAGGGCGGTGCGGCGGGCTCCTGACGACGCCCCGCGCGAGTCGAGCGCGAGCACCTGTTCGTCCACCTCCGCGAGCGCTCCCAAAACCAGCGGCAGCACCAGCGGGACGAGAGCCCTCAACCGCGCGGCCGGCGACCCACCGATGCGGAGTCCTCGGCACTGCTGTGCGTCCAGGATCTGCGCGGCGCGCGCGCGGATCCGGGGCACCAGCGTGAGCGTGGAGACCAGCAGGAAGATCCGGCCGAACGGTACTCCCTTAGCCGTCATCGCCTCCACCAGACGCGGCGGCGAGACCGTGGCGAGCGCCGTGAGGAACGCGATGACGATCGCCGTGACGCGCCCCCCGAGCACCAGCGCCCGGCGCACGCCCGGCTCGGACAGGTTCACCGGTCCCAAGGCGAAGTGCGGGTCGCCACCCAGAACACCGTGCAGGACGAGCAGCAGCAGCCAGGTGGGCAGCACCAGGACGAGCATGGGCCGGACGATGGCGCGGGCCGCGCCGCCCGCCAGCGCCAGCGCTACGGCGGCCACGACCACGATCGAGATCGCGGGTGGAGTCGATACGGAGAACGCGAGGAGGAGCACGGCGCTCGCGGCGGCGAGCGGCGTGTACGGGTGCGCGCGGTGCAAAGGCGAATGGCCGGGGACGTAGCCGATCATCGGGCCAGCGCCGGGAACCGGGCGGCTAGCTGGTCGGGAAGCGAACGCAGGATCGCCGCGACCAGCACGCACGAGATCGCCTTGTCGAGGAGGTCCGTGCTCACGCTGGCGCTGGTCACCGCGACGTCGAGCGGCACGCCGAAACTCCTCAGGATCGTGGTGACGGCCGTCACTCCGCCGGCGGTGACGCCGCCGAAAACGAAGTAGGCGATCGGGGCGGCGGTGGCGCCGGAGAGGAGGCCGAGTACGAGGCCCGCCGGCACCGCGGTGGAGTAGCGCCTGAACGCGCCGAGCTTCGCGGCGTACGCGGCGTAGACGGCGATGAGCACCTGGATGATCCCGAACGGCAGCCAGGAGAAGTTGCCTGACAGGACGGCGTTGAGGATCTGCGCGACCAGACCAGCGGCGATCGCCGCGCGCGGGCCTACGAGTGCGGCCACGAGGATGGTGCCGACCGCGTCCAGAAAGACCGGCAGAAGCAGCGCCGCGACTATCTGGCCGATCACGAGGTTTACCGCCACCCCGAGGCGGATCAGGACCAGCTCGCGCAGCGTGAACCGCGGAAGGATCAGAGGACCTTCACCATGCAGACGGCCGACGACGGGCAGAGACTCGCGAACTCGGTCGATCCCCGCACCGCCTCCGGCGCGCTGGAGCGCTCGGCCACCCGGTAGCCCGCCTTCGCGAAGAAACCGGCGGCGGTCGTGGTCAGCAGCCACAGCTCCGCGATGCCGCGTCCCCGGGCGCGATCCTCCAGCGCGGCGACGAGATGCTTGCCCAGGCCCGTCCCGCGGGTCGCCGGCGCCACCGCGAGCGAGCGCAGGAGGCCGCTGGCGCCGTACTCCTCGAGCGCCACTACCCCCTCCAACAGCTCGCCGCTGCGGACCATCAGGAATCCGGCCATTCGGTCCGCCGAGAGATCGGCGACCGGGAGCTTCGCCTCGGCGAGCAACACCGTTACGGCAGGCGCGTCGGCGGGCTTGGCGGGGACGGGGACTCGCGCGGGCACGCAATCAAGATAATGTTCAACGGGAGCGACCGTGAACCCGTATACCTGGAACCTTCTTCAAAGGAAGCTCCCATGAACGCTCGCAGGGTCCGGATCATTATCCTCGCGTCCGCCGTCATGTTGTCGGGGAGCGGCCTCCAGGCGCAGGGCGCGCCACCCGCGCCCGCCTCGGGCCTGCTCCACTACACCATCGACACGGTCCACAGCAGCGTGTCGTTCAAAGTGCGGCACCTGGGCGTCTCCTGGGTCGCCGGCAACTTCCGCTCGTTCTCGGGGGCCTTCGACTTCGACTCGGTCAACGTCGAGCGCTCGGCCGTCACGGCACGCATCGGCACCGCCAGCGTCGACACCGACAACGAGCGCCGCGACGGGGACCTCAAGCAGAACTATCTACAGGTGGACTCGTTCCCGGAGATGACCTTCACGAGCCGCCGAGTGGAACGGGTGGACGCCACGCACCTGCGCGTCATGGGGGACCTCACACTCCATGGCGTCACGCGCCCCGTGACGCTCCAGACCGAGTTGACGGGAATGAACGCCCTGCGCCGTCAGACGCCGGACGGCCGCACCGTGGTGAACCGGCTGGCGGCGTTCACCGCGACCACTACCATCAGCCGCCGCGAGTTCGGTATCACCATCAACCGGCTCGTGGATGCAGTAGCGGTGGTGGGCGACGAGGTGCGGATCACCATCGAGGTCGAGGCGCGCGCCGCTCCGCCGACGCCGTGAAACCTACCTCCGCGCCCCGATCGCGGTCATCAGCTCCTGCACCGCCCGCTCGAGCTGGAGGTCGCCGCCGAGCTGCTCCTGCTCGAACGGGTTCTCGACCCAGATGTCCGGCTCGATCCCCCAGTTCTCCAGGTTCCGGTCGCCCTGGACGGAGTAGACACCGCTCCCGGGCAGCCGGAACGTCGAGCCGTCGATGAGCTGGATGTTCGCCGTGCCGATCACGCCGCCGCCCGTCGACAGCCCGATCGTCCGCCCGAAGCCCAGGGCCTTGTAGCCTAACGGGAATATCTCGGCGTCGCTGAACGAGTTCTGATTCTGCAACACCACGCTCGGCCGGGTCCACGTCTGGGGCGAGAAGCGGCGGACTCCCGCGCGGTTGGTGAAGTAGATCGGCGCGCGGCGGCCCAGCTCGGTCCAGAGCTGCTCGTGGATGTTCCCGCCGCCGTTGTACCGCTGGTCGATGACCACCGCCTCGCTGCTCGCCTCGCGGCCCCAGAGGTCCCGCTTGAAGCGCTCGAGCGACGGCTGGTTCATGGCGCGGATGTGCAGGTAGCCGAGCCGTCCGCCGGAGAGCTGCCGCACCCGCTGATGGTTCCTCGCGACCCAATCCTCATACAGCAGGTCGCCGAGGTCCGCGGCGGAGATCGGACGCACCCCGAGCACGCGCGAGCCACGCCCGTCCGCGGAGGGCCCGACCGTGATCGCGACGCGGTCCCCCACCGTGCCCGCGAGCAGGCGATACACGTTCGTGGTGTCGGAGACCGGCGCGTCGCCCACCGCGAGCAGGAACTCGCCCGCCGTCACCCGTGACGCGACACGGTCGGTGGGACCGTGCGGGACCACACCGGAAACGCGCAGCCCGCGGCTACGGTACGCGTCGTCGAACACCAGGCCCAGCTCGCCGGTACGCACCGCGTCCGTTTCGGCCGGGAGGGTGAAGTTGAGGTGCGACGCGTTCAGCTCACCGATCATCATGAGAACGACGTCGCCGAGGGCCTCCCTGGTGTAGGCGGCCTCGGCCATGGTGCGATACGTGGCGTGGACCGCGTTCCAGTCGCGCCCGTGCATCCGCGGGTCGTAGAACCGCGCGCCCAGGGAACGCCACGCTTCCTCGTACATCTGGAGCGACTCGGCCGCGCGGTCTATCGTGACGCGCGCCTGGAAGCCGATGGATGCGCCGTTCTGGCCGCTCGGCTCGATGCTCGCGAGCGCGCCGCGGCCCGTGAGGTAGTAAATCTTCTTGCCGTCCTGGTCGTACGCGACGTTGGAAGGCTGCGCGTCGCCGCGCGTCACGCGCGAGGGGTTGTCGCCGTCGCGTCCGAACGTCCAGAGGTCCGACTGCCCGCCCACGTTGGCCACTACCGCGAACTGCT contains these protein-coding regions:
- a CDS encoding ABC transporter ATP-binding protein translates to MIGVGARLEDVHCGYGGGDVLRGVSLDVAAGESVALLGANGAGKTTLTRLLVGLIRPSAGRVTVGDWDAGTKRPDEMARRVGYAFQHADQQLFARTVREDVAFGPLSLGLSKDGVAWAMDELDLLAVAEVHPYDLPAPARKLVTLAGVLAMRPGLLVLDEPTAGFDRKRRELVIGALRRRLAEGVTVLVVSHDLGFVAEIAERIAVMKEGAIAADSPARELLRDVDALGALGLAPPPAAALGLRLALPGAPVRIAECAEALRGARWRAAGV
- a CDS encoding oligopeptide transporter, OPT family — protein: ESIAAGVAFTLPALIFLGFNLDVSRVFIVALCGGILGVLFMIPLRRTLIVKEHGNLLYPEGAACADVLVAGERGGRFAGRVFMGFGVGAVYKFLHEGLHLWRAQPTYDPTWYSGARIAGTTTPEYLGVGYIIGPRVAGTIFAGGVLSWLVIIPLIKFFGLHIPTPIFPGTIPIGDMAPNQIWNAYIRSIGAGAVTTAGLITLGRTLPTIIDSLRAGLKDFTDSRSGRQVTRLRTEDDLPITIVVGGSTVLMLVIWALLSFNINPGHTLANGFASLLIVVFGFLFVTVSSRITGLIGSSSNPISGMTIATLMATCLIFVLIGWTGAAWPAVALSVGGVVCVAAANAGATSQDLKTGFLIGATPWRQQVALIVGALASVLVIGFTLTYLNKTYTRQEARVIENVTVTAEMKDLGPVDFNGKSYHLLNVLGSRTIPDGRYYFDPAARRIEFQEQPGIGSPDMPAPQATLMTTVINGILNRNLQWGLVLFGVFIVVVLELCGVRSLAFAVGSYLPISTTAPIFAGGVVRWLVERKTGAAKAGEGEVSSGSLTAAGLIAGGAIAGLLLVGPMDASRTAQAAAAQRAGQTIAPDAVAYDMGAQWWPSLAGNSLLALVVFIALGFFLYTLARKKLETSEG
- a CDS encoding energy-coupling factor transporter transmembrane component T produces the protein MIGYVPGHSPLHRAHPYTPLAAASAVLLLAFSVSTPPAISIVVVAAVALALAGGAARAIVRPMLVLVLPTWLLLLVLHGVLGGDPHFALGPVNLSEPGVRRALVLGGRVTAIVIAFLTALATVSPPRLVEAMTAKGVPFGRIFLLVSTLTLVPRIRARAAQILDAQQCRGLRIGGSPAARLRALVPLVLPLVLGALAEVDEQVLALDSRGASSGARRTALDPPPDLPAERALRWTLAALVIAAYAAKFAGAGA
- a CDS encoding YceI family protein, with translation MNARRVRIIILASAVMLSGSGLQAQGAPPAPASGLLHYTIDTVHSSVSFKVRHLGVSWVAGNFRSFSGAFDFDSVNVERSAVTARIGTASVDTDNERRDGDLKQNYLQVDSFPEMTFTSRRVERVDATHLRVMGDLTLHGVTRPVTLQTELTGMNALRRQTPDGRTVVNRLAAFTATTTISRREFGITINRLVDAVAVVGDEVRITIEVEARAAPPTP
- a CDS encoding ABC transporter ATP-binding protein, which gives rise to MKPIVRLEDAVFTYPGRRVPALRGLTLEIRRGEVTCVTGPMGAGTSTLLLVAAGFAPRLTGGTLAGTREILAARPGIVFATPWTQLTGICHTVADEVAFGPASHGLPAERVRADARRAMEQLGVAHLAARDPATLSGGELQRVVVASAFALEPDLLVLDDPAAELDPEGADVLYALFRTLAAAGVAVLVATPDRDRAARTASRAIVLEDGHVVADGPPAATLDGTDVAEIARGAGCPSPLPLDVDGLMARLAR
- the arsN2 gene encoding arsenic resistance N-acetyltransferase ArsN2; the encoded protein is MPARVPVPAKPADAPAVTVLLAEAKLPVADLSADRMAGFLMVRSGELLEGVVALEEYGASGLLRSLAVAPATRGTGLGKHLVAALEDRARGRGIAELWLLTTTAAGFFAKAGYRVAERSSAPEAVRGSTEFASLCPSSAVCMVKVL
- a CDS encoding S41 family peptidase translates to FLSVARNGSLAAFELDASLFTVALGTVSTNGNTAAPQEVRITAASDEQFNNIARQTFTDRASEMDLSGDGREVAFVVHGDLFVAPTRAGGSTDNLTGSFARDLDARWSPDNRALAFVSDRNGTEDIFIIRSADTTEPRLARTLRTQTTQLTRDPTRETSPGFSPDGRRIAFLRSGDPPSLWVMDAGGANATKLAEGYINNYAWSPDGRWIAYVQQHSYPTGSGGNDIFVIPAAGGQAVNVTNYPAGNRSPQWSRDGRRLAFISTRGPGEGNSDLYQIWLRRADDERTREDWAMEEERGAVSGGAVPSGARDSSGARTPPNVQIDFEGIEDRARRVTDGMRVQSFAISPDGKQFAVVANVGGQSDLWTFGRDGDNPSRVTRGDAQPSNVAYDQDGKKIYYLTGRGALASIEPSGQNGASIGFQARVTIDRAAESLQMYEEAWRSLGARFYDPRMHGRDWNAVHATYRTMAEAAYTREALGDVVLMMIGELNASHLNFTLPAETDAVRTGELGLVFDDAYRSRGLRVSGVVPHGPTDRVASRVTAGEFLLAVGDAPVSDTTNVYRLLAGTVGDRVAITVGPSADGRGSRVLGVRPISAADLGDLLYEDWVARNHQRVRQLSGGRLGYLHIRAMNQPSLERFKRDLWGREASSEAVVIDQRYNGGGNIHEQLWTELGRRAPIYFTNRAGVRRFSPQTWTRPSVVLQNQNSFSDAEIFPLGYKALGFGRTIGLSTGGGVIGTANIQLIDGSTFRLPGSGVYSVQGDRNLENWGIEPDIWVENPFEQEQLGGDLQLERAVQELMTAIGARR